AAGAAGGGTGTAGTACACCTTCCTGGTTGGGGATAGCGCGTACTTCGTTATGATTGAAAGTGATGTTACCGCCAATGCCTATACGTAGTTCGCCAAACTGATGGGAGTAGTTGATACCGAGTTCTATACCCCGGTTTTCAATATCGCCGCCATTGATAACAGGAGCGCCTGTACCGGCCAGTTGCGGAATGGGCGCGGATACCAGCCAGTCTACCGTTACTTTACGATACCAGTCAAAAGTAATGTTGAAATCTTTGAATACCGTTGCGTCAAATCCTATATCCCATTGGTTGGATGCTTCCCATCCTAAATCGGGATTGGGTATTTTATCCGGAGAAGTACCGATAGCCTTGTTTCCATTAAAGTAATAGCTCTGATTCAGGCTGCTTACGGTAGGAAGATAAGCGAAATCGGGAATCCTGTCGTTGCCGTTTAATCCCCATCCGGCACGGATCTTCAGGAAGTCGAGCCAGCCTGTTTTCAGGAAGGCTTCATTGGAAGCTACCCATCCGGCGGAGAAACCGGGGAAATTGCCCCAGCGGTTGTTGGCGCCGAATTTAGTAGAACCGTCCCGGCGGAAGGTAGCGGCCAACAGGTATTTTTCTGCATAATTATACAGCACCCTTCCGAAGTATGAATTCATTCTTCTCATATCCCTGGTGCCAAAAACTTTCTTGGTAGAATCATTCGTGCCGTTGCTGACAAGTGCATGCTCAAAATCTGCAATCATCAGATCGCTGATGCTGGCGCCTACATTGTACCCTTCATATTGGATGGCGCTGGTACCTACCATTACGTTCAGGTTGTTTTTACCAAAGCTGCGCTGGTAGGTGAGGGTGTTGTCCCAGTTCCATTTCAGGTTGCGGTACATACCCTGACTGGCAGTAGATTTGGCGTTGCTGTTATTGGCAGCCAGCTCATATACAGGGATAAAGGCATTGTTATAGTTGTATGAGAGATCAATACCGAAATCAGTACGCAGGCTGAGACCTTTGATCAGCGTGGCATCCAGGTATACGTTACCGAGTATCCTGTCTGTGATCGTTTTGTTATTCTGTGTATAATCCAGTGCGCCGATGGGATTCACTTCATCCGCAGCTACACCTGATTTGCCATAGTTGCCGGCAGAATCATACACCGGGAAGGTAGGACTGGTATTTAACAATCCCCTGATGGAGTTACTGTAAATATTGCCGGTACCGATGCCGCTTTGTCGTACATGCGCATACGTTAGGTTCTCGCCTGTTCTGACAAGGTCCTTGTATAATTTGTGTTCTGAATTAATGCGGAAAGAAGTCCTTTCAAAAAAGGATTTGCCCGGTAATCCCATTACCCCTTGTTGCCCGTTGTAGGAAATCGAGGAAGAATAGATGGAGCGGTCATTACCACCGGATAGTCCCAGGCTGTAATTTTGTATGGGCGCATTCTTCATCGTAGCAGCTTCCTGCCAGTCGGTACCTTTTCCCATACTGCTTAATTGTGCAGCAGAGAACATAGGCTGTTTACCGGAGTTAATGGATGCTTCGTTCATGATGTTGCCGTACTGCTGTGCGTCCAGGAGGTCCAGTTTGCGGGCCGGATTCTGTAGGCCATAGCTGGCATCCAGCGATACCACTGTTTTACCGGCTTTACCTTTTTTGGTGGTGATCATCACCAGGCCATTGGCTGCCCGTGTACCATAAATAGCGGTGGATGCCGCATCTTTCAGTACATCTACTGATTCAATATCTGCGGGGTTCAGGTAGTTGATATCTTCCGCAGGAAATCCATCTACTATATAAAGTGGATTGGAGTCTCCATTGGTACCGATTCCCCGGATCACAATTTTCACTGCTTCACCAGGTTGGCCGGAGTTGGACGTGATTTGCACACCGGGTGCTTGTCCCTGCAACGACTGTTCCACGCTTACACTATGGTTCTTTATCAGGTCGGCATTGCCGAGATGCACCGTGGCGCCGGTGACCACTTTCTTCTTTTGTACGCCATATCCCACCACGATCAGTTCATCCAGGCCGGTAGCGGCGGATTCCAGGCTGATGTTCAGTTGCTTTTGTCCTTTTATGGCTATTTCCTGTTTTGTATAGCCTACCAGCGATACGACGAGGATATCGGCAGGTTCCACCTGTAAAGAGAACGAGCCATCTGCGGCAGTGGTAGTGCCCCGGGTAGTACCTTTTATGACGATGTTTACACCTGGCAGGGGAGTGCCGTCTTTGGCATCGACGATCCTGCCGGTGAGCGTTTGCTGTGCAATAAGCGTATGTGCCTTACCGTTACCTGCAGCAGCATGTAGCACCGGTGGAGTGGTAACGGCCAGACTGCACACAGCAAGTGCCCGCAGGACAGATTGCCGTGGGAAAAAATCACTGATGTTGTACCAGATTTTCATGTTAAACGTGTTTTATTTAGGCTGGGAATTTTAATTATACCCTGATTCATAATGCGCAATCGATGATGTATCATCCGCCATTCTGCTTTATATTTCTCCGCAACACTATCATTCGTAATAGAGAGAATATGGGTCCGGGTCAGAGGGCCCGGACCGTTTTTTCTATTCCATTATATGTTATCGTTTCACCAATGCGGGCAAGCGTATCAGGACTTGCCGGCTTATTCCTGTTGACATAGATGATGCGGAAATATCTTTGTTGCAGCATACCGGGGAATTTGCCCTCGCGCTGACCAATAATGAGCTGTTTCGTTGCTTCTTCCCAGCGAACAGGAATGTTGCTATAAGCACCTTTCTCATACTGGTAGTTGGTATTTTCATCTTCATAAATCGTAAATGAAGCGTCTTTACCGGTATATACAAACAGCTGAATTGTGTCGGCTTTACGCTCGTCGGTGTACTGTAATTCAGGGCCCACCGGTAGGATGGAGCCTTCTTTTACATATAGCGGCATTTTTTCCAGCGGTGCATCCGCAATGATATGTTGTCCGCCGTCCAGGTATTTTCCGGTGTAGAAATCGTACCAGCCATTACCCGCCGGCAGATACAATGAACGGCTGCGTGCTTTGTATTGTGTAACCGGATTTACCAGCAGGGAAGGTCCAAACATATACTGATCGCTGATATTCAGTACCGCGGTATCCTGATCAAAGTCCATGGGCAGCGCACGCATAATCGTATAGTCGTGATGGTAAGTGCTGCCGGCAAGTGAATAGAGATAAGGCATCAGGCGGTAACGCAGCTTGTCGTAATACAGCATGGACTGATAGGCTACGCTGGTATCGGGTGCGATGTTAAACATCTCGCGGTAAGGATACTGCCCATGGGAGCGGAACAGCGGGCAAAAGGCGCCATACTGGAACCAACGGGTGTTCAACTCCTGCCATTCGTCTTTTGCGGCGCCCTGCGGTGATGGTTTGTCGTATTTGTCTTCCACAAAAAAACCGCCGATGTCTGTTGTCCAGTAAGGAAGTCCGGATAAACAAAAGTTCAGTCCTGCCGGGATCTGCCGCGCCATTTCATCAAAAGATGCTGCAATGTCGCCACTCCAGGTAGTAGCCGCATACCGCTGAATACCGGCATAAGCGGAACGGGTGAGGATGAATACGCGCTGGTCTGGTTTTACCGCCCGCTGCCCCTCGTAAATGCCTTTCGCATTCACGAGGGAGTAGGTGTTGAAATACTGCGTAGCAGGACCGATAGCCGTAGGGTTCATCAGCTGCTTACGCGCTTCAATAGTGGCATTAGACAATACATCAGGCTCTGTGGCATCGAGCCACCAGCCGTCTACACCTTTACTGAACAGGTTTTGGTTGAGGATGTTCCAGAACAGCTTGCGTGCATCCGGATTAAAGGCATCGTAAAACGTAGATACGTATCCGTTACCTATCCAGTCGCGCTGCCGGTTTTTAATATTTTGTTTGTACAGCCAGTTCTTTGCATCGAATAATTTATAGTTATCAATGCCTTCGTAGAATTTAGGCCATACAGAGATCATAAAATGGGTGTGGTATTTATTGTGCAGCCGCTCTATCATGCCTTCCGGATCAGGGAAACGGCTGGGATCAAATTCCTGGCTGCCCCACTGGTCTTGCTTCCAGTAGCTCCAATCGAGTACGATATTATCCAGCGGGATCTTTCTCTTCCTGAACTCAGCTACGGTACTTTCAATTTCCTCCTGTGTTTTATAACGCTCGCGGCTTTGCCAGAATCCCAATGCCCACTTGGGGATCATCGTCGCTTTGCCCGTTACCTGGCGGTAGCCGCTGATCACTTCATCCATATTACTACCATACATGAAGTAGTAATCAATTTTTTCGCCTGCTTCAGAAGTCAATGCCAGCTTGTTTTGTAGCGCAATGGGTGTAGGAGAGAGGAATTTGAGCGAAAGGAAGGACTGGGTTGTTTCCGGAATCCATTCAATTCTGATGGCGTGCTGTTTGTTTTTTGTCAATAGATGCCGGAACACAGAAGGCCCCGGATTCCAGCTTTCCCGCCATTTGTCCAGCATCAGTTTTCCATCTATCCACACTTTGGTGTAACCGGAAGTGACCATGAAAAATTTGTATTCACCATCTTCATCAGGACGCACAGCACCTTCCCAGGTAATTTTTCCTTCAGCCATAGGAAAGGTTTTAGGCAAGTCTGCGAGGTCGGGAAGAAATTCATAACTGATATGATCCTCCACTCTTTTCAGATATACTTTGTTATCATAACGGCTGGTGTAAGTAGCGGTTAGACCGCCGGGTTTTCCGTCGGCAGCAGTTAAGTGTAAATCCGACAATTGTGCGTAGGGACGGTCGTCTCCAAAGCGCGTAATAGAATAATTATCCCATAAAATACCATAGTGCCGGTTAGATACGAGGAAGGGTACAGCCGCGATAGAGTTATATTGTGTCAGGTCTACATCCTGGTTTTTATAGTTCATTAATCCGGTCTGGTGTTGTCCCAGTCCGTAAAAGGCTTCATCAGCAGGCGATTCAAATACCTGTTGTATGCGGTATAGTGGTTTCCGGTCAATCACTTCCGGTATAAACGATTTGCCACCGCCGTGGCGTTCCTGGAGAATGATGTTACCCTGCAGATCACGGAATATCACTTCACCGGTAGTCAGTTCCACACTTACCGCCAGGGCGCGGGTTTTTAAAACAGCGGTTTTATTATTTTCCTGCGAATCCCATTGTACCGTATCTCCGCCGGCATTCACGGCCATCAGGCTGGGGGCGCCGTTAAAGTTATCTCCGGCAGTAGCACTTACATGAATGATCTTGTCGGAAACTACCCGGAGCTTTATTTGTCTGGCTCCATTAAGTGCAGGTTGTTTTAAATGTATCAATAAGCCATCGGCCAGTTTATCTACCTGTCCGGCATAACACCAGGTGGCCATCAACGTGAATAATACGAGCGATATCGTCCTCTTTATCTGCATGTGTACGGATTTTATCTTTGGTTGTGCGTGGTTGATGCTGCGGGTTGCCACAGCCGTAACGGAATTTTCAAAACGTGTTTAACTTTCAGAACGTGATTATCTCAAAACGTGTGAAAACAAAAATAACGGCCCCGTTGCAAAAGCCTGGTACGCTTATGTTTTAGATTAGGGGCGATTATGTTAACCGCCACCCGGACTATGGTATCCGATTGATTCGGTTAGGGGGATAAAATGTTAAGCTGACAGGTATTCTTCGTTTTCTAAAAAACTGGTTTGTAAATAGTTAGAGGAAGAGGATGCCTATAATGGCAACGGTGATCAAACAATAGAGTATGATCTCGATCAGGAGGTATATACGGCCGCTCTTTTTATAATTGTGCTTGAACATAAGGTGGTTTAATAAACAGAGCTACAAAATTATTGAATACGGACAGGAAGGAGGGGCGGGTTTTCGTTATTAAAGGGGGCTGTTTTGTTCAAAAAGCTTTATTGTTTCTTCTTCCCATATACCGATGGCAGCATATTATACGCCATCTTAAAATATTTGGTGAAATATTTCGGGTTATTGAATCCTACTTCATAGGCCACTTCCGCTACCGTAAGCTGACTTTTTTCCAGCAGTTGCGCTGCACGTTTTAAACGGATACTCCGGATAAATTCTATGGGTGATTTGCCGGTAAGAGACAGGATTTTTTTGTAGACAGATACCCGGCTCATAAACAATTCCCGGCTCAACTCTTCCACAGAGAAGTCGGGATTAGCGATGTTTTTTTCTACAATCTGTAATGCCTGCTGGATGAATTGTTCATCGGAAGAAGAGATGGCTATCTCGCTTGGATTGGCATCGATCTTCTGCTGGAAGGTTTTGCGTAGCGATGATTGCTGGCTGATATTATTTTTAACCCGGGATAATAATACTTCGAAGTTAAACGGCTTGGTAATATAATCGGTGGCGCCGGTTTCCAGGGCTTCCAGTTGCTGGGCCTCTTCGGCCCTTGCGGTGAGCAGGATGACCGGCAGGTGTGCGGTACGTTGCTGTCCGCGGATCCTGCGGCAAAGTTCCAGTCCATCCATCTCCGGCATAGAGATATCGCTGACGATCAGTTGTGGCAAGGTATGCTGCAATATTTTCCAGGCAGCCAGTCCATTTTCGGCTTCCATGATCTGGTAGTATTGTGCCAGGTTATCTTTCAGATAGAAACGGAAGTCTTCATTATCTTCTACTAGCAACACAATTGGTTTCTTGCTATTCGTTTGCACGATGGTCGGCGCAGGGGCCACAGGCGCATCGGACAAGGCCCGGATAGTTTCCTGGATGGCCCCGGGAACAGCAGCCGTATTTGTTTTTACGGGCAACAGCACGGTGAAACAACTACCCATTTCCGGGGCGCTGTCCACGCTAATGCTGCCCCCATGCATCTTTACAAACTCCCGCGTAATGGATAAGCCAATGCCGCTACCCTGGTTTACGATGGAGCCAGGCACTTCATGCTGGAAGAAACGCTCAAAGATATAAGCATGTTTTTCCAATGGAATACCAATACCGGTATCTTTCACGGCTATCTCCAGTTGTGCTGCGGGTGCATGATAGGTAACGTCAACGGATATATTACCCTGTTCAGGGGTAAATTTAAAAGCATTGGAGAGCAGGTTAAAAAGGATCTTTTCTATCTTATCGCCATCGTACAACATGCGCAATGCCTGTACGTTGCTGTTAAAAGTAAGCCGGATGTGTTTTTTCTCCGACAGGTCACTAAAGGAAGCAGTCAACTCTTTTGCAAAATCAATGATATCTCCTTCATTGGTATGCAGTTTTATTTCCTGCACTTCCATTTTACGGAAGTCCAGTAACTGGTTCACCAGGTTCAACAGGCGGCGTGCATTTCTTTGCATCAGCTCCAGCTGACCTTTCAGCGGCCCTTCCGTGGTTTGCCGGACGATTTTTTCCAGCGGCGTAATAATGAGACTGAGCGGTGTTCTGAACTCATGGCTTACGTTGGTGAAGAAACGGATCTTCAGGGTATCCAGTTCATGCATCCTGGCGGCTTCCTGTTCCTGCTGCGCTACCCGGAATTTCAATCGCTCCCTTTCCAGGATGATCCGTCGCGCCAGCAAGAGGGCCGACAGGATCAGGAGGGCATACAACAGGAATGCAGGCCATGTCTTCCAGAAAGGCGGCAGTACGCGGATCTTCAGGGTAAGCCCTTCCTCATTCCACACACCATCATTATTGGAAGCCTTTACCCGGAATGTATATTCCCCTGGATCAAGGTTGGTGAAGGTGGCTTTGCGTTGTTCGGCATCTGTATATAACCATTCTTTGTTAAATCCTTCCAGCATGTACGCATAGCGGTTCTTCTCCGGGTGGAAATAATTCAGGGAGGCAAATTCAAGTGAAAAAACATTTTCACTGTGTTTGAGTACAATGTTGCGTGTTTGAGGAATGGCGGCTGTCAGCAGCACGCGTCCATTGATCTTTTCACCGGGAAGTATGCTGTGGTTGAAGATCTGCAAATCAGTCAGCACTACCGGCGGTGCTTTACTGTTGATCGTGATGGCGGTAGGGAAGAAGAGGTTGAAGCCATTGCCACCGCCAAAGATCAGTTCACCGCGACTGGTCTTCAGGGCGGCATTCTCATTAAAATCTTTGCCCTGTAAGCCGTCTGACTCGTCGTAATTCCTGAACTGATATGTATCGCCTTTTGCGTTAGCACCTGCTTTGATAATAAGGTTCGAAAGGCCGTTGGGAGTGCTCATCCACAAACTATGGTCGTCTGCTTCGAGGATGTTCAGGATAGAATTGTCCGGCAGCCCGTCATCTTTCCGGAAAGTACGGAAGGTGTGATCGGAAGGATTGAAAAGATCAAGTCCTTCGCGGGTACCTACCCAGATGCGGTTACGGCTGTCCTGGAAAAGGCAGACCGTATTATTATGACTCAGGCTTCCGGCTATGGAAGGTTGGTTGCTGTAATGTGTGAATTTGGCTGTTTTAGGATCGTATACATCCAATCCGTCAGAAGTACCCACCCAAATGTTGCCTTGTTTATCTTCGAGGAGGGCGGAAACGTATTGAGAGGTAACGTTGCGGTTTACATGCCGGAACTTTTGCGTAGCGGGGTCCATTACATGGAGGCCACCGTTGAGCGTACCCACCCATAACTGATGGCGGCTGTCTTCCAACACTTCCCATATGCTGTTGTCGCGCAGGCTGCTGCTGTCTTTGGGATCATGTTTGTAATGGATAAACCGGTTGCCGTCAAAACGATCCAGGCCACCGAAATAGGTACCCACCCAGAGTTGTTGCAGGTGATCGATACAAAGACTTACAATCACATTACCGGAGATACTGCCAGGGTTATTGGCTTCATGCCTGTACTGGGTAAAAGTGTTACGGTTCCTGTCAAAGTAGATCAATCCACCGCCATTGGTACCTATCCATATATTGCCTTTGGCGTCTTCCACAAAACGGTTTACATCATTATAGGGCAAACTGTTACGGCTATACGCCTGGTACTGGTACAACGGAAATTTTACCATGTGCTCATGGTAGTAATTCAATCCCTTCTTGTAAGTGCCTATCCATATAATGCCGGTGTTGTCTTTGTAAAGGGTTGTGGTGCTGTTTTGGCTCAGGCTGCGGTTATCTTCCGCAATATTTTCAACATACTGGACACTGTGAGCTTTTTTATTGATGATATTGATTCCGCCATGATCCGTACCTATCCATACCAGGCCGCTGTTGTCGGGAACAACACCGCGTACAATATTGTTGTTCAGTGCCAGCCCTGGCGTAGTCTGATCAATATGCAGGAAAGTGTAACGGTGGGTATCAAAATAAAAAACGCCTTTGTCTTCATTACCGCTGAACATCCACAGGTCACCGTCATTATCGCTGACCAGCGTGTAGGCGGCGCTGTTATCGGGGCGGAGCAGTGTGTTGTTCCGGTATACAATGCGGTGAGTGGTACCATCCATTTTTTCCAGGATGCCATTGGTATGCAGGAGCCAGTAGTGGCCGGCCCTGTCAGGTACCATGGCAGCAATATTGTTGGTAGCGATGGAGGTGGTGTCTGCCGGTGCATGTTTTAGCTGTACCGGTTTGCCGGTAGTTTTGACGAGATACATACCCGCGTCAGGGGTGAGGAACCAATACTGTCCGGCTTTATCTTTTACAATATCAGTGACCGTGCTGTCTGGAATTCCCCACTGTTGTAAGATCTTTTCCGGGTGACGGTTGAAAGTATTGCTAACGGGGTCGTATATATTAATACCGCTGCGGGTCCGGATCCATAACTGTTCTCCGGGACCGGCAATGATTTTATTAATTGAATTATCTGAAAGGGAAGTACTGTCGCGCAGATCGTGCTGGAAAACGGTGAACCGGTAACCGTCAAATCTGTTGAGGCCCGAAACGGTGCCTATCCACATGAAACCCGCATTGTCCTTGAAGATGCAGTTAACCTGGTTGTTGGACAAGCCCTGGTTGATATCGATCCGGTTGAATTGATATTGCAGGGTTTGAGCCCACATTATTTTTGTTGACAGCAAAAAAAGTAAAAATAAGAATACCAGCTTCCTCATGAGCACGCCGCTTGGTTGAATATTGTTGGCTTGAGCGTTATAGCTATTAAATGCGCGACAATATAAGATAAAACGATAAAACAGCCATAAACAGAAAAAGGTCGAAAGAATTCGACCTTTATTGCTAAATTCCACGTTATGGCACTCAGGTCCATAAAAAGTTAATCAGCTAATATGCCGGCATAACCGGTATGTTGAAATGATATCAGTTGTTTGATAAGAGACGGACGTGTTGACCATACTTAAACACGCTTTAAACATGCTTTAAACACGCCGTAAACATGCACAAAAGTAGGTGATGCTAAAGCTATTATCAAGTATTTAGCAAATATTATTTTGTTAAAAAAGGGAAATGGGCTGTGGTAGCACAAAGAAAGTAGTTAGCCAATAGGTTGCCTAAACTTAGTGCCCAAGAAATTTGAGGTTTCTGCGGATGCCTGCAAATTTGCTGCGTTTCAAAGGCGACTTCCGGAAGATATCTTTAAAGGTTTCTTCTGTCAGTTCTTCCCAATCGCGGGTGCTGAAGTTGAGAATAGCGGGAAGGGGGGTAAACTCTGCTTCCTGGTGGGCTTTGGAAAAACGGTTCCAGGGACATACATCCTGACAGGTATCGCAGCCAAACATCCAGTTATCAAATTGGCCCTGCATACGTTCGGGGATCAACTGATCTTTCAGTTCAATGGTAAAATAGGAAATACATTTGCTGCCATCTACCACGCCGGGAGCTACCAGCGCCTGGGTAGGACAGGCATCCAGGCATTTTGTGCAGGAGCCGCAATAGTCGCCTACGGGGCTATCATATTCCAGGGGAATATCTGTAATGAGGGTGGCAATAAAAAAGAAAGAACCGGCCTGCTTATGAATCAGGTTGCCGTTCTTGCCGATCCAGCCCAGGCCGCTGCGTTGGGCCCAGCTGCGTTCCAGTACGGGGGCGGAATCAACAAAACCTCTTCCCTGAACCGGTCCGATATGTTCCTCCATCCGTAACAGCATGGTTTTCAGTTTGGCCCTTATAACTTCGTGATAATCATGACCATAAGCATATTTGGAGATCTGCGGAGCATCCGGCCGTTGCCGTTCTGACGGGAAGTAATTAAATAACAAGGTAATCACTGACTGGGCGCCGTCTACCAGCTTACGGGGGTCTATCCGCTTGTCGAAATGATTCTCCATATATTGCATGTTGCCATGCATACCTTTATTGAGCCAGGTTTCCAGCCGCCTGGCATCATCGTCCAGCTGCACGGCCTGTGCAATGCCGCAGTGGTCGAAACCCAGTTCCAGCGCCAGTTGTTTAATATAGGAGGTCCAGCTCATCAGCGCGAAAGTACGAATTGTGGGGCGCTTTCTCATCTCTCTGAAAATCGTCATCTATAATTTATAATTCTTTTTTATCTTAGTTATGCATATTATCCCTATGCACCTATTCCCTATGTTCTGCAAATCTGTTTTGGTAACCTTTGTAGCAACCTGTTTGTTTGGTTTTTTTGTGAACGCTCAGGAAGCTGGCAAAATGAAATTTGGTAAAATATCCAAAGAAGAATTTAACCTGAAAAGTTTTGAGAAAGATACCGGGGCCCACGCCGTGGTAATCGCTGAAATCGGC
The Chitinophaga sp. MM2321 DNA segment above includes these coding regions:
- a CDS encoding TonB-dependent receptor; this translates as MKIWYNISDFFPRQSVLRALAVCSLAVTTPPVLHAAAGNGKAHTLIAQQTLTGRIVDAKDGTPLPGVNIVIKGTTRGTTTAADGSFSLQVEPADILVVSLVGYTKQEIAIKGQKQLNISLESAATGLDELIVVGYGVQKKKVVTGATVHLGNADLIKNHSVSVEQSLQGQAPGVQITSNSGQPGEAVKIVIRGIGTNGDSNPLYIVDGFPAEDINYLNPADIESVDVLKDAASTAIYGTRAANGLVMITTKKGKAGKTVVSLDASYGLQNPARKLDLLDAQQYGNIMNEASINSGKQPMFSAAQLSSMGKGTDWQEAATMKNAPIQNYSLGLSGGNDRSIYSSSISYNGQQGVMGLPGKSFFERTSFRINSEHKLYKDLVRTGENLTYAHVRQSGIGTGNIYSNSIRGLLNTSPTFPVYDSAGNYGKSGVAADEVNPIGALDYTQNNKTITDRILGNVYLDATLIKGLSLRTDFGIDLSYNYNNAFIPVYELAANNSNAKSTASQGMYRNLKWNWDNTLTYQRSFGKNNLNVMVGTSAIQYEGYNVGASISDLMIADFEHALVSNGTNDSTKKVFGTRDMRRMNSYFGRVLYNYAEKYLLAATFRRDGSTKFGANNRWGNFPGFSAGWVASNEAFLKTGWLDFLKIRAGWGLNGNDRIPDFAYLPTVSSLNQSYYFNGNKAIGTSPDKIPNPDLGWEASNQWDIGFDATVFKDFNITFDWYRKVTVDWLVSAPIPQLAGTGAPVINGGDIENRGIELGINYSHQFGELRIGIGGNITFNHNEVRAIPNQEGVLHPSYNGVLSSNMDEYYLARNGMPIGYFYGLKTAGIFQNQQEIDSYTGKNGKIQPDAQPGDARFVDLNGDGIIDANDKTKVGNPLPQQTYGINLNANWKGFDLSVLLSGVGGNQIVDGTRAYDRSYNNYTTAIFDRWHGEGTSNSIPRVTLGDEPNNNYRRFSDLYVHNGAFLRIKSVNLGYDFKHSLMKHLPVSQCRLFVSGLNLFTFTRYRGLDPEVGYGIDSWSSGTDLGYYPQARTILVGLNVKF
- a CDS encoding TIM-barrel domain-containing protein encodes the protein MQIKRTISLVLFTLMATWCYAGQVDKLADGLLIHLKQPALNGARQIKLRVVSDKIIHVSATAGDNFNGAPSLMAVNAGGDTVQWDSQENNKTAVLKTRALAVSVELTTGEVIFRDLQGNIILQERHGGGKSFIPEVIDRKPLYRIQQVFESPADEAFYGLGQHQTGLMNYKNQDVDLTQYNSIAAVPFLVSNRHYGILWDNYSITRFGDDRPYAQLSDLHLTAADGKPGGLTATYTSRYDNKVYLKRVEDHISYEFLPDLADLPKTFPMAEGKITWEGAVRPDEDGEYKFFMVTSGYTKVWIDGKLMLDKWRESWNPGPSVFRHLLTKNKQHAIRIEWIPETTQSFLSLKFLSPTPIALQNKLALTSEAGEKIDYYFMYGSNMDEVISGYRQVTGKATMIPKWALGFWQSRERYKTQEEIESTVAEFRKRKIPLDNIVLDWSYWKQDQWGSQEFDPSRFPDPEGMIERLHNKYHTHFMISVWPKFYEGIDNYKLFDAKNWLYKQNIKNRQRDWIGNGYVSTFYDAFNPDARKLFWNILNQNLFSKGVDGWWLDATEPDVLSNATIEARKQLMNPTAIGPATQYFNTYSLVNAKGIYEGQRAVKPDQRVFILTRSAYAGIQRYAATTWSGDIAASFDEMARQIPAGLNFCLSGLPYWTTDIGGFFVEDKYDKPSPQGAAKDEWQELNTRWFQYGAFCPLFRSHGQYPYREMFNIAPDTSVAYQSMLYYDKLRYRLMPYLYSLAGSTYHHDYTIMRALPMDFDQDTAVLNISDQYMFGPSLLVNPVTQYKARSRSLYLPAGNGWYDFYTGKYLDGGQHIIADAPLEKMPLYVKEGSILPVGPELQYTDERKADTIQLFVYTGKDASFTIYEDENTNYQYEKGAYSNIPVRWEEATKQLIIGQREGKFPGMLQQRYFRIIYVNRNKPASPDTLARIGETITYNGIEKTVRAL
- a CDS encoding two-component regulator propeller domain-containing protein, with product MWAQTLQYQFNRIDINQGLSNNQVNCIFKDNAGFMWIGTVSGLNRFDGYRFTVFQHDLRDSTSLSDNSINKIIAGPGEQLWIRTRSGINIYDPVSNTFNRHPEKILQQWGIPDSTVTDIVKDKAGQYWFLTPDAGMYLVKTTGKPVQLKHAPADTTSIATNNIAAMVPDRAGHYWLLHTNGILEKMDGTTHRIVYRNNTLLRPDNSAAYTLVSDNDGDLWMFSGNEDKGVFYFDTHRYTFLHIDQTTPGLALNNNIVRGVVPDNSGLVWIGTDHGGINIINKKAHSVQYVENIAEDNRSLSQNSTTTLYKDNTGIIWIGTYKKGLNYYHEHMVKFPLYQYQAYSRNSLPYNDVNRFVEDAKGNIWIGTNGGGLIYFDRNRNTFTQYRHEANNPGSISGNVIVSLCIDHLQQLWVGTYFGGLDRFDGNRFIHYKHDPKDSSSLRDNSIWEVLEDSRHQLWVGTLNGGLHVMDPATQKFRHVNRNVTSQYVSALLEDKQGNIWVGTSDGLDVYDPKTAKFTHYSNQPSIAGSLSHNNTVCLFQDSRNRIWVGTREGLDLFNPSDHTFRTFRKDDGLPDNSILNILEADDHSLWMSTPNGLSNLIIKAGANAKGDTYQFRNYDESDGLQGKDFNENAALKTSRGELIFGGGNGFNLFFPTAITINSKAPPVVLTDLQIFNHSILPGEKINGRVLLTAAIPQTRNIVLKHSENVFSLEFASLNYFHPEKNRYAYMLEGFNKEWLYTDAEQRKATFTNLDPGEYTFRVKASNNDGVWNEEGLTLKIRVLPPFWKTWPAFLLYALLILSALLLARRIILERERLKFRVAQQEQEAARMHELDTLKIRFFTNVSHEFRTPLSLIITPLEKIVRQTTEGPLKGQLELMQRNARRLLNLVNQLLDFRKMEVQEIKLHTNEGDIIDFAKELTASFSDLSEKKHIRLTFNSNVQALRMLYDGDKIEKILFNLLSNAFKFTPEQGNISVDVTYHAPAAQLEIAVKDTGIGIPLEKHAYIFERFFQHEVPGSIVNQGSGIGLSITREFVKMHGGSISVDSAPEMGSCFTVLLPVKTNTAAVPGAIQETIRALSDAPVAPAPTIVQTNSKKPIVLLVEDNEDFRFYLKDNLAQYYQIMEAENGLAAWKILQHTLPQLIVSDISMPEMDGLELCRRIRGQQRTAHLPVILLTARAEEAQQLEALETGATDYITKPFNFEVLLSRVKNNISQQSSLRKTFQQKIDANPSEIAISSSDEQFIQQALQIVEKNIANPDFSVEELSRELFMSRVSVYKKILSLTGKSPIEFIRSIRLKRAAQLLEKSQLTVAEVAYEVGFNNPKYFTKYFKMAYNMLPSVYGKKKQ
- the queG gene encoding tRNA epoxyqueuosine(34) reductase QueG, with protein sequence MTIFREMRKRPTIRTFALMSWTSYIKQLALELGFDHCGIAQAVQLDDDARRLETWLNKGMHGNMQYMENHFDKRIDPRKLVDGAQSVITLLFNYFPSERQRPDAPQISKYAYGHDYHEVIRAKLKTMLLRMEEHIGPVQGRGFVDSAPVLERSWAQRSGLGWIGKNGNLIHKQAGSFFFIATLITDIPLEYDSPVGDYCGSCTKCLDACPTQALVAPGVVDGSKCISYFTIELKDQLIPERMQGQFDNWMFGCDTCQDVCPWNRFSKAHQEAEFTPLPAILNFSTRDWEELTEETFKDIFRKSPLKRSKFAGIRRNLKFLGH